From Oryza sativa Japonica Group chromosome 4, ASM3414082v1, one genomic window encodes:
- the LOC4335550 gene encoding protein Rf1, mitochondrial isoform X1 yields MSQTTAPMSRRRLSSILASTATASSTAASTTTAATASPARPSPPAHAAFRERLRSGTLGPDDARHLFDELLLRRDAPAPARGLNELLSALARAPPSAACRDVPALAVELFKRMDRCACPEAAPTIYTYNILINCYRRARRPDLGLPVFGRLLRTGLGPDVFSYNALIDGFSKEGEVDKAHDLFYKMEEQGIMPNVVTYSSLINGLCKTKEMDKAERVLRQMVGAGVRPNNMTYNCLIHGYSTSGMWKESVRVFKEMSSSLLVPDVGNCNSFMTALCKHGRIKEARDIFDSMVLKGPKPDVISYGALLHGYATAGCIAGMDNLFNVMVCEGVVPDRHVFNTLINAYARLGMMDKSLLMFEDMTKQGVNPDIITFSTVISAFCRLGRLDDAMEKFNHMIDTGVPPDTAVYSCLIQGQCNRRDLVKAKELISDMLSKGIPPPCIKFFTSIINNLCKEGRVAEGKDVVDLIIHTGQRPNLITFNSLVDGYCLVGNMKEAVGLLDSMESVGVEPDIYTYNTLVDGYCKHGRIDDALTLFRDMLHKRVTLTSVSYNIILHGLFQARRTIVAKEMFHEMIESGMAVSIHTYATVLGGLCRNNCTDEANMLLEKLFSMNVKFDILTFNIVIRAMFKVGRRQEAKELFAAISTYGLVPTILTYRVMITNLIKEESFEDADNLFSSMEKSSCTPDSRILNEIIRMLLNKGEVAKAGNYLSKIDKKGILPEATTTSLLIYLFSVNGKYREYIKLLPEKYRFLREQAAVDNCI; encoded by the coding sequence ATGTCGCAGACAACCGCACCCATGTCCCGCCGCCGTCTCTCCTCCATCCTCGccagcaccgccaccgcctcctccacggCGGCGTCGACCACCACCGCGGCGACGGCATCGCCGGCACGCCCATCCCCTCCCGCCCACGCCGCGTTCCGGGAGCGTCTGCGGTCGGGAACGCTCGGTCCCGACGACGCGCGCCACCTGTTCGACGAATTGCTGCTTCgccgcgacgcccccgcccccgcgcgAGGCCTCAACGAGCTCCTCtccgcgctcgcccgcgcgccgccctccgccgcctgcAGGGACGTCCCAGCCCTCGCCGTCGAGCTGTTCAAACGGATGGACCGGTGCGCCTGCCCCGAGGCCGCTCCCACCATCTACACCTACAACATCCTCATCAACTGctaccgccgcgcgcgccgccccgaCCTCGGGCTCCCCGTCTTCGGCCGCTTGCTCAGGACGGGCCTGGGGCCGGATGTGTTCTCGTACAACGCGCTCATCGACGGATTCTCTAAGGAGGGCGAGGTGGACAAAGCTCACGACCTGTTCTACAAGATGGAAGAACAGGGCATCATGCCAAATGTGGTGACTTACAGCTCGCTGATCAATGGGCTGTGCAAGACGAAAGAAATGGACAAGGCCGAGAGGGTTCTACGACAGATGGTCGGCGCTGGTGTTCGGCCTAATAATATGACTTACAACTGCTTGATCCATGGATACTCCACTTCAGGAATGTGGAAGGAGTCGGTCAGAGTGTTCAAAGAGATGTCGAGCTCCCTTCTCGTACCGGATGTCGGCAATTGTAACTCCTTCATGACTGCTCTTTGCAAGCATGGTAGAATCAAAGAAGCAAGAGATATTTTCGATTCGATGGTTCTGAAGGGCCCCAAACCTGATGTTATCTCCTATGGTGCTCTGCTTCATGGTTATGCTACTGCGGGATGCATAGCTGGAATGGATAATCTCTTTAATGTGATGGTATGTGAAGGCGTCGTACCTGACCGTCATGTTTTCAACACACTGATTAATGCATATGCTAGATTGGGGATGATGGATAAGTCCCTGCTTATGTTTGAAGATATGACGAAGCAAGGCGTGAACCCTGATATAATCACATTTTCAACTGTGATATCCGCTTTTTGCAGACTGGGTAGGTTGGATGATGCTATGGAAAAATTCAATCACATGATTGATACTGGTGTACCTCCGGACACAGCTGTTTACAGTTGTCTGATTCAGGGTCAATGTAATCGTCGTGATTTGGTGAAAGCCAAGGAATTGATTTCTGATATGTTGAGCAAGGGCATTCCTCCTCCTTGCATCAAGTTCTTCACCTCGATTATAAACAACCTATGTAAGGAAGGAAGGGTAGCGGAAGGGAAAGATGTCGTGGACTTGATTATACATACCGGTCAGAGGCCTAATCTTATTACGTTCAATTCACTGGTAGATGGATATTGCTTAGTTGGCAATATGAAGGAAGCTGTTGGATTACTTGATTCTATGGAGTCGGTTGGTGTTGAACCTGACATTTATACATATAACACACTTGTTGATGGTTATTGTAAACATGGAAGGATTGACGACGCGTTGACTCTATTCAGAGATATGTTGCACAAGAGAGTGACACTTACAAGTGTTTCATACAACATCATTCTCCATGGGTTATTTCAAGCTAGGAGGACAATTGTTGCAAAGGAAATGTTCCATGAGATGATTGAAAGTGGAATGGCCGTGAGCATTCACACATATGCTACTGTTCTTGGAGGACTTTGTAGAAATAACTGCACCGATGAAGCTAACATGCTGTTGGAGAAATTGTTTTCTATGAATGTTAAGTTTGATATCCTTACTTTCAATATTGTGATTAGAGCAATGTTCAAAGTTGGCAGAAGGCAAGAAGCTAAGGAATTGTTTGCTGCTATCTCTACCTATGGGTTGGTGCCTACTATACTTACCTATAGGGTGATGATAACAAATCTTATAAAAGAGGAATCATTCGAAGATGCTGACAATCTTTTTTCATCAATGGAGAAGAGTAGCTGTACTCCTGACTCTCGCATATTAAATGAGATCATTAGAATGTTACTCAATAAAGGTGAGGTTGCCAAGGCTGGAAATTATTTGTCTAAAATTGATAAGAAGGGTATCTTGCCTGAAGCTACAACCACTTCCTTGTTAATTTATCTATTTTCAGTGAATGGGAAATATCGAGAATACATAAAATTGCTCCCTGAAAAGTATCGTTTTCTAAGGGAGCAAGCTGCAGTTGATAATTGTATCTGA
- the LOC4335550 gene encoding protein Rf1, mitochondrial isoform X2 — protein sequence MSQTTAPMSRRRLSSILASTATASSTAASTTTAATASPARPSPPAHAAFRERLRSGTLGPDDARHLFDELLLRRDAPAPARGLNELLSALARAPPSAACRDVPALAVELFKRMDRCACPEAAPTIYTYNILINCYRRARRPDLGLPVFGRLLRTGLGPDVFSYNALIDGFSKEGEVDKAHDLFYKMEEQGIMPNVVTYSSLINGLCKTKEMDKAERVLRQMVGAGVRPNNMTYNCLIHGYSTSGMWKESVRVFKEMSSSLLVPDVGNCNSFMTALCKHGRIKEARDIFDSMVLKGPKPDVISYGALLHGYATAGCIAGMDNLFNVMVCEGVVPDRHVFNTLINAYARLGMMDKSLLMFEDMTKQGVNPDIITFSTVISAFCRLGRLDDAMEKFNHMIDTGVPPDTAVYSCLIQGQCNRRDLVKAKELISDMLSKGIPPPCIKFFTSIINNLCKEGRVAEGKDVVDLIIHTGQRPNLITFNSLVDGYCLVGNMKEAVGLLDSMESVGVEPDIYTYNTLVDGYCKHGRIDDALTLFRDMLHKRVTLTSVSYNIILHGLFQARRTIVAKEMFHEMIESGMAVSIHTYATVLGGLCRNNCTDEANMLLEKLFSMNVKFDILTFNIVIRAMFKVGRRQEAKELFAAISTYGLVPTILTYRVMITNLIKEESFEDADNLFSSMEKSSCTPDSRILNEIIRMLLNKVNGKYREYIKLLPEKYRFLREQAAVDNCI from the exons ATGTCGCAGACAACCGCACCCATGTCCCGCCGCCGTCTCTCCTCCATCCTCGccagcaccgccaccgcctcctccacggCGGCGTCGACCACCACCGCGGCGACGGCATCGCCGGCACGCCCATCCCCTCCCGCCCACGCCGCGTTCCGGGAGCGTCTGCGGTCGGGAACGCTCGGTCCCGACGACGCGCGCCACCTGTTCGACGAATTGCTGCTTCgccgcgacgcccccgcccccgcgcgAGGCCTCAACGAGCTCCTCtccgcgctcgcccgcgcgccgccctccgccgcctgcAGGGACGTCCCAGCCCTCGCCGTCGAGCTGTTCAAACGGATGGACCGGTGCGCCTGCCCCGAGGCCGCTCCCACCATCTACACCTACAACATCCTCATCAACTGctaccgccgcgcgcgccgccccgaCCTCGGGCTCCCCGTCTTCGGCCGCTTGCTCAGGACGGGCCTGGGGCCGGATGTGTTCTCGTACAACGCGCTCATCGACGGATTCTCTAAGGAGGGCGAGGTGGACAAAGCTCACGACCTGTTCTACAAGATGGAAGAACAGGGCATCATGCCAAATGTGGTGACTTACAGCTCGCTGATCAATGGGCTGTGCAAGACGAAAGAAATGGACAAGGCCGAGAGGGTTCTACGACAGATGGTCGGCGCTGGTGTTCGGCCTAATAATATGACTTACAACTGCTTGATCCATGGATACTCCACTTCAGGAATGTGGAAGGAGTCGGTCAGAGTGTTCAAAGAGATGTCGAGCTCCCTTCTCGTACCGGATGTCGGCAATTGTAACTCCTTCATGACTGCTCTTTGCAAGCATGGTAGAATCAAAGAAGCAAGAGATATTTTCGATTCGATGGTTCTGAAGGGCCCCAAACCTGATGTTATCTCCTATGGTGCTCTGCTTCATGGTTATGCTACTGCGGGATGCATAGCTGGAATGGATAATCTCTTTAATGTGATGGTATGTGAAGGCGTCGTACCTGACCGTCATGTTTTCAACACACTGATTAATGCATATGCTAGATTGGGGATGATGGATAAGTCCCTGCTTATGTTTGAAGATATGACGAAGCAAGGCGTGAACCCTGATATAATCACATTTTCAACTGTGATATCCGCTTTTTGCAGACTGGGTAGGTTGGATGATGCTATGGAAAAATTCAATCACATGATTGATACTGGTGTACCTCCGGACACAGCTGTTTACAGTTGTCTGATTCAGGGTCAATGTAATCGTCGTGATTTGGTGAAAGCCAAGGAATTGATTTCTGATATGTTGAGCAAGGGCATTCCTCCTCCTTGCATCAAGTTCTTCACCTCGATTATAAACAACCTATGTAAGGAAGGAAGGGTAGCGGAAGGGAAAGATGTCGTGGACTTGATTATACATACCGGTCAGAGGCCTAATCTTATTACGTTCAATTCACTGGTAGATGGATATTGCTTAGTTGGCAATATGAAGGAAGCTGTTGGATTACTTGATTCTATGGAGTCGGTTGGTGTTGAACCTGACATTTATACATATAACACACTTGTTGATGGTTATTGTAAACATGGAAGGATTGACGACGCGTTGACTCTATTCAGAGATATGTTGCACAAGAGAGTGACACTTACAAGTGTTTCATACAACATCATTCTCCATGGGTTATTTCAAGCTAGGAGGACAATTGTTGCAAAGGAAATGTTCCATGAGATGATTGAAAGTGGAATGGCCGTGAGCATTCACACATATGCTACTGTTCTTGGAGGACTTTGTAGAAATAACTGCACCGATGAAGCTAACATGCTGTTGGAGAAATTGTTTTCTATGAATGTTAAGTTTGATATCCTTACTTTCAATATTGTGATTAGAGCAATGTTCAAAGTTGGCAGAAGGCAAGAAGCTAAGGAATTGTTTGCTGCTATCTCTACCTATGGGTTGGTGCCTACTATACTTACCTATAGGGTGATGATAACAAATCTTATAAAAGAGGAATCATTCGAAGATGCTGACAATCTTTTTTCATCAATGGAGAAGAGTAGCTGTACTCCTGACTCTCGCATATTAAATGAGATCATTAGAATGTTACTCAATAAAG TGAATGGGAAATATCGAGAATACATAAAATTGCTCCCTGAAAAGTATCGTTTTCTAAGGGAGCAAGCTGCAGTTGATAATTGTATCTGA